The nucleotide window GCGCCCGCGTACCTCCGAACGCCTGCGGCCCATGCGCCGCCGGCACCCGGATCAGGATCTACCTACCGGCAAAGAGTCCAGTGGGAACGATGTAGCCGGCCATGGTCCCGGCCATGGACCCGGCCATGGTCCCGGCAACGGCGCACCTGGCAACGGAATAGCGGGCAACGACGTGCCCGGCAAAGACAAACGCCTCAACTGGCTCGTCGATTTTATCGCCGACGAGGACGACAAGCCCGCCACGGCTACATCCGGCGTCGACACGCCGCCGCCGGCCGATCCGAAGCCGAAGTGGCGCAACGTCGATCCCTTCGCCGACGCGCCGTCTGAAGCCGCTTCCGAAACTTCGCGCCCACCGCTCGTCGATCCCGGCGCTGGCTTCGCGCCCGAGGGCCTGGAACTCGTTCTGGGAGACTCCGACCGCTCCGACGACACGATCCGTCTCGATCCCGACGCCATCGTCGGGGACGGCTTTACGAATCACGCGGATCCGTTTAGCCTGCCCGAGAAAGGGGCGCCCACGGCGTGGTCCGACACGCCCGTTCGTGAAACGCCCGTTCGTGAAACGCCGGCGAAAGAAACGTCGATTCGAGAAACGCCTCTAAGAGAAAAACCGGCACAAGAAACGCTGCCTCCCGTGGAGCCCTCGCGGGAAAAGGCGTCCGATTCGCCGTTCGCGCGGACGCCCAAGCCGGTCCGGCCGCGGCCGGTCACGCCGGCGGCGCCGGTGGACAAGACTCCGCCTCCCGCGACCCCTCAGGGGCCGGTAAACGCCCCGACGCCCGAGCGACGGGGGTCGCTCGACATCGAAGCCATCCGCACGAAGGACCGCGTCGTGGCCAGCCTGCTCGGCAAGCAGCTGGTATCGATGAGCCAGGTGATGGAGGCGCAGAAGCGTAAGGACCGCGAAAACAGCAAGGAGACCCTCTGGCGCATCCTCGCCGAGATCGGCGACGTCGATACCGAAGCCATCTTCGCCGAAGCCGCCCGCATCTACGCGTTCCCTTCAGCCGACATTGAGGGCAAGCTGGACCCGAAATTCGCGCGCTCGGTCATGGAGACCCTCTCCGAGGAGAACCGCGACCGGTTGTTGAACCTGCGGCTCGTGCCGTTTGAATGCGAGACCGAACACGCCTCCGGCGCGGTCAAGCTTGTGTTTATCACGCACGACCCGATGCGGACCGAAGTGCGCACGGTGATGAAGGAGTTGAAGCTCGACCGCTTCGACCTCTACTACGCGCCGCAGTCGGCCGTCGAAAACCTCATCACCGAAGCCTTCCCGCGCCGGAACGTCTTCCTCGATCGCGTCCGCGACGAAGAGATGGCGTTCGACATGGGCATCACGTACGAGGAGGGGGCGGATCTCATCGACGAAGATGCGCTCGAAGCGGAAATCAGCCGCTCGTCGCTCATCAACCTCTTCGAGGCCACCCTCGTCGAAGCCGTGCGCCAGGGAGCGTCCGACATCCACATCTACCCGAATTCGAGCAAGCGGGTCGAAATCCATTTCCGTATCGACGGCCGGCTCAGCCTCTGGCATACGGAAAACAAAGTACACCCCGAAGCGCTCCTCGCCGTCATCAAGGACAACGCGATGAACGTGGACCGCTTCGAACGCGACGCGGCCCAGGACGGCTACATCCAGCGCTGGATCGACGACGTGTTGATCCGCTTCCGCGTGTCCGTTCTCCCGATCGCCAATGCGCGGCAAGAGCTTCGCTCCGAAAGTATCGTCATCCGCGTGCTCGACGACCGGAAGGTCATCCGCGACCTGCGCAAGCTGGGTCTGCTCGACAACGCCATGCAGCGGTTCGAGCAAGCCATCAGCCAGCCGCACGGCATGGTGATCATCACCGGCCCGACGGGCTCCGGCAAGAGCACGTCGCTCGTGGCGGCGCTGCACCACGTGATCACGGGCGAAGTGAACGTGCTCACGGTGGAGGACCCGGTCGAATACATCATCCCGGGCGTGCGCCAGATCAAGCTGAACCATAAGCTCGAACTGGAAGACGCCCTCCGCGCCATCCTCCGCCACGACCCGGATATCGTGATGGTGGGTGAAATGCGCGACCGCAAGACGGCCGAGCTGGCGATCAAGCTGGCCAACACGGGTCACCTCACGTTCTCGACGCTGCACACGAACGACGCGCCGAGCGCGATCAGCCGGTTGTACAAGATGGGCATCGAGCCCTTCCTGATCGCCTACGCCATCAACCTCGTCGTGGCCCAGCGCCTCATCCGGATCCTGTGCCCGGTCTGTAAGACCGTCGATACCGATCCGGATCCCGTGATGCTCGATAAGCTGGGTTTCAGCGAAGAGGAGATCACGAGCCTGACCTATTATCTTCCCGGCAACGACAGCCACTGCTCGAACTGCAAGGGCGTCGGGTACAAGGGCCGGCGCGCCATCAGCGAGGCGCTGTACTTCTCCCGCGCCGTGCGGCACCTGATCGTCGAGTCCGACGCGGCGATCGACGAAGGCGCCGTCAAGGACCTGGCGCAGAAGGAAGGCATGCTCAGCTTGCGCGACTCGGCGCGCGAGATCGTAAAGATGGGTCAGACCTCGGTCCGCGAGATGATCCGCGTCGTAACCACGGAAGGGTAGCGCGTAACCGCTGCCTCTCGTAACATAGACACCTGAAAGGGTTCTTGTCGCCAGTGTACCCCCCGGCTGCGCACAGGATAGTAACTGTAGTGCACTATGCCGCAAACCCTACTGGCCTTCCTGGCGATGATGATCGTCACGTTGTTGGCGATCAATCAACAACAACGCGTCCTCCGCATCTACGAGTCCATGCTGGACGACGAGATGGAGGTCATGGCCGCCGGCGTGGCGCTCCAGGCGCTCGAAATCGTCGAAGCTCAGGCGTTTGACAGCGCCACCCTCGGAGGCGCCCCCGTGACCGATCCCTCCCAGCTCACCACCCTGCCGTTTGCCACCGGCAACGGGTGCAGTCTGCGCGGCCTCAACACCCTCTGCGACGACGTGGACGATTTCAACGGCATGACGCCCGACACCCTCAGCTTCACGATGCGGAACGGGGTGACGTTTGCGTTTGAGGTGACGGCCACGGTCGATTACGTGACGACGACCGGCGCCGGCGTGGCTGTAGCCCTGATCCCTACGTACGACAAACAGATCACCGTCATGTTACAGGATGTGCCGCAGCCAGGTGGTCGGCGTCTGCTGTTTAACCCGGTGCGGCTGACGCGGTTGAAGTCCTGCGACGCATGCAGTTGATGTTTTTTCATACCGAACACCCGGCGTATCATGTTTTTTATCTACGATAACCTTGCGGCTACGCTGGTGGCCATGGCCGTTATGCTCGTCCTGCTGTCCATGCAGCAGCGGATGCGCGACGTGTCCATTGAGCAGGTGGGTATGTATACGGCCAAAAAGCATTCGCTCGATTTTGGCCTCTGGATGCGGGACGACATCGCCAACATCGGCCTGGGCGTGAGCGGGCCGCCTGTCGTGGAGCACACCCCGCACGCGACCCTGGCCGGCATGACCTCCTCGTTCAGCTTCCTCAAAAAGCTCAACCCGTCGGACGCGACGCCTTCCACGATTTCCTACCAGCTAGAGGAGGTGTATGAAGCGGACGGCGTGACCCAGCAGACCCTCCAGGTCGATACCCTGTCCGTGCCGCTGTTCGAGGTGCGCCGCCTTGTAAATGGCGTGGTCGAGGGCAAAAGCGCCCCGTTTATCACCTATTTCGCCATCGACCTGCTGGATGTAAACGGCGTTTCGGTCAGCGGCGTGGTCGAACTGACCGAACAGGTGCGGATGACCTTCTCGATGGGCGTTCCCTACGCCAGCCGCAGCTACGTCCGCGAGACCCACTGGGGGGCGACGATCCAGGTGAATTGAGCGACGTTGCGCGTTTTGGCGTTATACGTCCCGTTCGATGTCCTCACCCAGAACGCGCAACCCATGAACGCGTACAGGCAGTGAATTGCGTCGCGTCTGATTATTTAACGCGGTGCGAAACATCCGTGACGACTATCCCACAGATCCACGATAGCGTCGGCCGTTCGACCTCGTGAAGCCCACGCCGGCGGAAGCGGGCACGATCCCTGCCTGGAAACATAGTTCTCGAAATCGAATTATCAATCCGAGTTATTCTTCCGGTTGGAAGGAAATACATTCCGTTTGCTCAGCTATCGTTCCCGGGCAGGCCACGGGAGGCTGCCGATACCCCGCCGCCGCGCCCGATGCCCGGGGAGGCGGGTGAAGAAAGCACTACGAGGTCGGCCGTCGCCGCGCAGGTTCGTTGCGCCAGAACGCACGGGTTTCGCAGGCGAAAACGCCGTATGTTCATGTGCCTCCGTTCGCATGCCCTGGCGGGTAGTGCATCGGAATCACCCAGATTGCCTCAAGGACCCTACGCAGCCAATCCTGTATCCTCCACATCCGAGAGCCTGCCGTGAGCACCAGCATTAGCGATATCAAATGGGATCGTGGCCCCCGAAAAGAAGGGGCGATGAAAGAGCGGGCGAAGGTGCCACTGGCGCCCCAACCGCCCAAGGTATGCCAGATCATCATCGACTCCGTGCCGAAATCGGTGCACGGCGTCGATCGGGTGCGGTTCCTCAGCGAACATGTGACGGCGTTGCTGGACAAGGACCGGGCGATTCTGCGCCAGCATGTCGAGCACTATATCAAGCACATGCTCAAGATCGGCGCGAGCGACATCGACACCGGCGGCGCGGCCTGCAACGGCTTCGTCTGGTACCGTGTCGACGGCAACAAGACGCCGCACAAGGAGATGGGCAAGTGCAGCGAGGATCTATCGGACATCCTCTTCCTGAATCTCCTCTCGGAAACCCAGATGGAGCACCTGTTCCGGGAGTCCGCGATCGACTTTTCGTACCAGCTCTACCTCGAAGGAAAGAAGGACCGTCGCTTCCGCGTGACCATCTATTTCGACTACGGGCACCTGGCGCTCAACGTCCGCGCCATCGAAGATAAGTTGCGCACGCTTAGCTCTCTGAAATTCCATCCGATAATTGAGAATGGCCTCATGTTCCGGCACATCCGGGACGGGCTGACGCTGGTCACCGGGGTTACGGGCTCCGGCAAGAGCACCACGCTCGACGCCATCGTCGACGCCAACAACACAGACGTCCAGGCGCACATCGTAATCATCGGTAACCCGATCGAATACATGCACGACTCCAAGAACTGCATCGTACGCCACCGCGAGGTGGGCCGGGACGTGCACACGTTCAAGGACGGCGTGGTGCAGGCCCTGCGTCAGGACCCGGACATGATCATCATCGGGGAAATGCGCGACCCATCGACCATCTCGGCGGCGCTCGAGGTGACGGACTCGGGTCACAAGGTATTTTCCACGCTCCACACCAGCTCTGCGGTGGAAAGCATCGACCGTATCATTGCCGAGTACCCGACGGACGAGCAGGACCGCGTCCGCAACCGCCTGGCCGACGTACTGCGCTGCATCATTTCGCAGAAGCTGTGCCCCAAGGTGGGCGGTGGCCGCATTATGGCCAAGGAGGTGCTCTGGATGACGCCGTCGACACGGGCCGCCATCAAGAACAACAACTCGGGCGAAATCTACCAGATGATGTGGGAAGGCGGCGCGCAGGGGCAGATTACGATGGAGCAGGACCTGCATCGGTTGATGCAACAGCGCTTCATCACGCCCGAGACGGCCATGCACTACGCCAATAACAAGCGCCGATTTAAACAACTGCTTTCGGGCGGCGGCTGAGCGATCGTTTCGCCTGTCCTCCGGCCTGATTCACAAGACGCGACATGCAAAAGAGTAAGTCTTCAGAACTCATACTGGGCGTGATGGTGACCAGCAAGACGCTCCACGCCGTTCTCATGGAGAACGAGGGGGGGAGCGCGCGCGTATTGCGCCGGTTCACCCGGCAGCGCGTGTCGCGGTCGGCCCAGGCTGGTTTGATGACGAGCGTGCCGGAGCTCCAGGAATCGGCCAACACGGGCGACTTCACGATCCAGTTCGGCGACAATGCCGACGCCGCCGGCAACCTGTTCCTGAAGTCGGAGTTTGGCGCGGCCAACCCGGCGCCGGATGGCGGCGATGAGATCGGGGGCTTTTCCTCCACGTTCGTGCTCGAACTGGGCGACATTCTCGCCGAATGCCGCGATGCCGGCTACGAAGAGCCGACGCTCGCCTTCTGTGCGGACTCGTCGGACGTGACGCATGTCGAATTGCGGAGCCTGAACGACGGCAAGGGCGACGAAGCCGAAAAGAAGGGCGGTCCGCGGAAGATCGACCGCGGCCAACTGCTCAAGCTGCTCGGCGAGCAATATCAGGGCGGGTTCGACAACAACCGCGTCGGGTTTATGCCGATGTCCTCGCTGGATCCAAAGGAGCTTCGCCATCTGGCGATTTTCCCAAAACAGCGAGATTCCGTCATCGCCACGCTGCTGGCGATGCGGGAGCAGCAGGGGTCGCGCGTGCCGTCGGTCCGGATCATGGACGCCGAGGTGCCGCTGTACGTGGGCCTGGCCCGGGCGACGTTGCGCCGCGCCCTGCGCCGGGGCAACGAGACGTCGATGCCGGCCGTGCCGCCCGAGCGGCATTCGCTGATCGTGCGCGCCGGCACGGAGGATACGCTGGTGCTATTCGTTCGAGGCGAAGAACTCTTCCACTACGAAAGTCTGCGCTCGCTCACGGCCTACGAATCGCCGGAGACGATCTGTAGCCGCGTCCTCCTGCAGCAGGACGAACACGGCATCAGCGATGTGCAGCACGTCTTTCTGCTCAGCGAAGAGCGCGAGGAGGAGCTGGTCGAGAGCTTCGAGATGTTTTTCCCGGATGCGCAGGTGGATTCGCTCCGCCACGTCATCTCCGAGTTGGGGGACGTTGGACTCGACGAAGCCAACACGAGCGCCATCGTCGGCGCCGTCGGGGCGGGGCTTCGGCTGTCGGGCGACGAGCGGTACCAGGGCGTCTTCGACGAAATCAACCTCATGCCGCGGCGGCTCATCAAGCGCCGCTTCCGGATCCCGCTTACGTGGCACGTGCCCGTGATGGGTCTCTTGATCGGCCTCACCGTGCTGTTTTTCTTCTATCGGTACATGACGATCGAGGAGCACATCACCACGGCGCGGGAGCTGCTGCTTTCGTACCCGGCCGAGATCATGGAAGCCGATCCCCGGATGCTTCAGGCCCGGATCGACAGCTTCGACGCCGTCACCACCAGTTACCTGAACGCGCTGAACGTACTTGACGGCCTGTTGCAGGGCAGCGATCAATGGAGCCGGACGCTCGAGAAGATTTCCAGGGAGACCTCGGAAGTAGGCAGCATCTGGATCGATAGCTGGCGGCCGAACGGCGAAATGCTGGAGATCAGCGGCAACGCGACCTCGCGGGACCGCATCGTGCAGCTGGCGCAGCGCATCGACGGCACGATCGAGGCGCAGGTGTTTTCCGAGATCCGCGAGTGGCCGGTATTTACGTTCCGAATGCGCGTGCCGATTGTCATCGATCTGCCCGAGGCCGCCAAATATTTACGCGAGCAGGTACGCCAGCTCGACGAGCCGACCGCCCAGTAGGCG belongs to Rhodothermales bacterium and includes:
- a CDS encoding type IV pilus twitching motility protein PilT, producing MSTSISDIKWDRGPRKEGAMKERAKVPLAPQPPKVCQIIIDSVPKSVHGVDRVRFLSEHVTALLDKDRAILRQHVEHYIKHMLKIGASDIDTGGAACNGFVWYRVDGNKTPHKEMGKCSEDLSDILFLNLLSETQMEHLFRESAIDFSYQLYLEGKKDRRFRVTIYFDYGHLALNVRAIEDKLRTLSSLKFHPIIENGLMFRHIRDGLTLVTGVTGSGKSTTLDAIVDANNTDVQAHIVIIGNPIEYMHDSKNCIVRHREVGRDVHTFKDGVVQALRQDPDMIIIGEMRDPSTISAALEVTDSGHKVFSTLHTSSAVESIDRIIAEYPTDEQDRVRNRLADVLRCIISQKLCPKVGGGRIMAKEVLWMTPSTRAAIKNNNSGEIYQMMWEGGAQGQITMEQDLHRLMQQRFITPETAMHYANNKRRFKQLLSGGG
- a CDS encoding ATPase, T2SS/T4P/T4SS family; the encoded protein is RPRTSERLRPMRRRHPDQDLPTGKESSGNDVAGHGPGHGPGHGPGNGAPGNGIAGNDVPGKDKRLNWLVDFIADEDDKPATATSGVDTPPPADPKPKWRNVDPFADAPSEAASETSRPPLVDPGAGFAPEGLELVLGDSDRSDDTIRLDPDAIVGDGFTNHADPFSLPEKGAPTAWSDTPVRETPVRETPAKETSIRETPLREKPAQETLPPVEPSREKASDSPFARTPKPVRPRPVTPAAPVDKTPPPATPQGPVNAPTPERRGSLDIEAIRTKDRVVASLLGKQLVSMSQVMEAQKRKDRENSKETLWRILAEIGDVDTEAIFAEAARIYAFPSADIEGKLDPKFARSVMETLSEENRDRLLNLRLVPFECETEHASGAVKLVFITHDPMRTEVRTVMKELKLDRFDLYYAPQSAVENLITEAFPRRNVFLDRVRDEEMAFDMGITYEEGADLIDEDALEAEISRSSLINLFEATLVEAVRQGASDIHIYPNSSKRVEIHFRIDGRLSLWHTENKVHPEALLAVIKDNAMNVDRFERDAAQDGYIQRWIDDVLIRFRVSVLPIANARQELRSESIVIRVLDDRKVIRDLRKLGLLDNAMQRFEQAISQPHGMVIITGPTGSGKSTSLVAALHHVITGEVNVLTVEDPVEYIIPGVRQIKLNHKLELEDALRAILRHDPDIVMVGEMRDRKTAELAIKLANTGHLTFSTLHTNDAPSAISRLYKMGIEPFLIAYAINLVVAQRLIRILCPVCKTVDTDPDPVMLDKLGFSEEEITSLTYYLPGNDSHCSNCKGVGYKGRRAISEALYFSRAVRHLIVESDAAIDEGAVKDLAQKEGMLSLRDSAREIVKMGQTSVREMIRVVTTEG